GCCAGATTCTCTGGTATTGACAGGACCAGTACCGTGACTCTGGGTCTCCTATGCACTAAATTTAGTTGTCTGTTCAGTGGAAGTGCAGGTGCCCTGGACCCCAACCTGCAGGGAATGCCTAGCTAGGCATCATAGGAAAGATACTGGGTGACCTGTGTGCTGGTCACCTTGCCTGTGGTGGTTTCCTGGGATTTTTCAAGCATGCAGGCTAATGGGATTGTCCCTGGCCCCAGTGAGTTGGCATAGTTTTCTGTAGGCGAGGGAGGGCCCTCAGTTCATATTGTCCCTCAGCTTGGTGTCAGGTGTGTAGTTCAGTGTCTTGGAGAAGGAGCTGATCAGTGCTACAGGCTGCACAGTCACCTGAGCTGAGGCATTTTAACCTCTGATATGGGAATTGAAGAGCTCATTGTAGAGGTTAGGTTGTAATTTTCTTCTGGAACATTCTGTCACAGAAGTTGGATAGCTTGCTATTAGTGCACACCTGCATACAAGGATACCCTGCTGTGCCCATGGGTGGGCTAGAAATAATGGTAGAATATACCAGGATGCCCTTCAAAGGGACTTGGGGTCTGCCACAGTACAGAGAAGGAGTTGTGTGATAGAAGGGCCCTGAAATTCTATATCACAGGGCAGGATACAGACATTTTACCTTATAGAAAATGTAAAAGTATGTGTTACTGAATGCTTCCTCTGGCCATTAACATTATCATTCAGTTTTAATTTGACTTTGAGCAAAATGAGTTCCTCTGTGTCTCCCAAGATAGATGATTTCCATGTGTGCCTCTGGCCAAGTGAAATGGTATGTTGTTCCCCAAGAATCAGCTACATGTGGTGAGTTTGGACTAAATTGCTTGATTTGAGTTAATAACAACAGAGAGGGGCTCCAAAACAGTGTACTCAGGAATGGCAGGCCATAGTGAACTACTGGCATGTCCAGGGAGGCAGAGGAAGATAAGGGTTTTTAAAGGTGAATGAGAAGGTTTGGGTAAGATAAATGAACAGTGTTTGTTGGCTGTAAGGATCAATAACAAGGGTGGCATCATTCCAAGGTTGAACAGACAATTGCTGGCAATTATCCTCACAGaagtatttttgttttagattGTGGTTGTGGCAGAATCTTTTGTGACAGTTGTTATTGTCAGGCAATCAAGTGTGAGGACCCTTCCTTCACGGCACAAGTTAACTCCATTTTGGTTCTGACAACTTTGACCTAGTTGTTTTGTATCAGGGTTTCTGCTAGCTCTAACAGaatgtttaattttctgtttttggGAGTCAAAGAATGATTTGTGAAAGCCACATTATCAGATTGATTTTAATATCATAAGGAGTTCATGATGTTTTCTAGAACAGCTTCCTGACCTCCTCTCCCTTGGGAGTGGAGGGCTAAGGACACCCATCTTCAGCTTTTTGTAATTTTGGAGctcattcacatttttctttcaaaatgggCTCTCTAGGACCTTGAAGATACAGTTGAAGATATTCACCTCTTTTCCATGTTTGCTTTCCTAGGTACAGGAAGAGGGCTGATGAGCAGAACACCCCTGCGGGTGAGAACTTCTCTTTTGTCCTTGAAACCTAACACAGATTTTGGTGCTTTGTTTTTGTGGTTCAAATCAAGTGAATCAAAAGTACTTTACTTATAACTATTTCTCTTACGGTTCCGTCAAGTAGGGTTAAGTTTGCTTCAtataaaagacaaaactgagtGTCTCAGTGCTTAAAAACAGTGCAGAAGTGTATTTTGCTGTCATTTAATAAAGCCTAGAGGGGCCAGACCTGTGGCCTTCAGAGGCTCAGACTCCTTCTAGCTCTCTGTCCCTCCCTAAGCCTGTCTAGGCTCCTGGAGCAAAAGGAGGGAGCAAGGGGGAAAGGCAGTGCAGGGACCCTCCCTGGAAGGATGTTCCCAGTTCCGCCCCCATTGGCCAGTGTTCTGTTGCTCGGCCTGGCGGCTACTTGGGAGGGAAAAACCTGCTGCCTTTTCTTTGGCCCCTTGCTCTTTAAATGGGACTTTGttaggagaagaaagagagaagtcATTTTGGTGTAGGCCTCTTCCTAACGCTTCACCACATCAAGGTTTAAAAATCAGGTCATATTGTAGATGCGTGAGGGGTGCTGTTCGTGGTATGGGAGGAGAGCCTGAGCAAGTTGGGGACAAGGCCTGATCCAGGGGTTGCTGCCAACTCTGGGATTGGCAACGAGATTCCAGTCCTTCCTGCTTCTGTTTCCTTACCTGGTAAATAAGGAGATGATCTTTAGGTCCCTTTTAGTTTTTCTCTGTGGTATTTTAGAGCATTATGTGATGCATACTTTTCTTTAAAGTTAGAAATTAATTGCTTCCTTTACCTTAAGTTtatctaaactttttttttttggtgttgtgtatttttatatgcaaagccTCCCTCAACCCCTGAGCTACACCTTCCAaccctaaatttatttttaattcctttatttaatttgttttaaactcAGCTAAGAAAATGATACCTTTTGATGTTGTATTCTATTGTgctgcttttatatttttattagttttcaaTTTTAATGGTGGTAAGATACATAAAACTTAGTTTGCCATttggaccattttttcatgtacagttcagtagtgttaagtatattcacattgttgtgcaatattttgtatattttcagaaaggcATAATAAGTCAATTATGCCTTGACTTATTTGAAGCAGAATTTGAGTAGAAGAAATAGACCTCTCATATATATAGCAGTATCTATAAGTAGTTTTTGTTGAAATTATTAAATGATAATTGGTAGTTGCTTCACTTGTACTTTCAACTGTGACTTCTTAATTAAACTTTTTGAAAGTAGAGACATTTTACATGTAGTGAAATGCACAGATCTTAACTGTATAGCCTGGAGAATTTATTTGTTAAAGAGATATTTACCAATCAAGTTATaggatgttttatttatttatttttttaaagtagaagATCATGGGATGTCTACACTGATCACCTGCTTTATAGATTCAGAAACCATAAATTGAACCTCAAAGAGCTTTGAGATAATTTGTTGACGGGTTAAATTACTGATGCTGGTTAAAATGAAGGCAGGTTCTTCTATCTGCTTCTTAGTGCTCTATTTGGTGATTGTTACTGGTTCCATAATGTTGTACACTACCAGTGTCTCCAGTGTCCAGTGCCTGTTTGTTACTTTTTGTCATAGTTTTTTTCCTCTCCGGGGTTGTATCTTAGtaagagaaacaaaaatgtacACTTTTGCAAGTGGTAGAATGAGAATCTGTGTGCTGGGCTGCCCTCTCTGGCACAGATCTCAGAGATCAGGCCATTGCCTGCTCACTTGGATTTCACtggatagtttttttttcttttttaagagaaagGGGTCTCATTATGTTGCACAGGCTGGTGCCAGACTCCTGGGCTCAGTTGATCCTTCTGTCTCTGCCTCCTGAATAGTTGAAACTAAGCAGCATGATGCTGTGCCAGGCTTTGTTGGATGGAACTTTTTTGAGTGGTTTGTGCCTGTGCCCCCAGGTATCACTGGTTCCTCAGATAAGAAATTAGAAGAACTATATGGTTTCAAGTGTTTCCATGTTTCCTTCCTGTGCTGGTTTGACAGGTGGGAGTCATTCCCATTCTGAACCTTTAATTCTGTGTGGTTGTTGAACCTAGTGTTGGAGAGAACTCATCTGCTGACTCAGGGAATTGGGAGTGAGCCTACTGTTGGGCTCATGTGGCAAGTAGTAGGGACTTTTGGGTAGATGATTGCAGGATCAGTGACTTCACAATATGTAAGTCCATCCCAAAATGCTGGCGTCCtaaactttactttttttttggcaAGGAGGGACAGATGATTATTTCGTTGCCTGAGAGTTGCCTGCTCACCACGGAAACAGTGATTCGAAGCTACTTAGGGGTGTACATTACTAAGTAAGTGTCCACATCATGTTAATCTGGTGCCAGTGTTTCTCCTGAATGCCTTTGTCATGGCAAATGTGTTATCCAAGGCACAATTCAGTAGAATCCAGATGCTTGTCTAGTAGATAAATACCTGAACTCAATTGAATGCAAATTGAAAGGTATATTCTGTCCTAGAAGTTTATTCTTCATGCACATAAACTGCATTTTGAAGTCTTTAATAGACTGCAGGGGACACAGGTGTGAGTCCTGACCCATCACCTAACTAGAAAGTGGAGGTTAAGTGGGACCATATATGTAAATCACAGCCAAGTGCCTTAATAGGTAGCAGTTGTTCCCTTGGCCATAGTAGGTATCCATGGGGGTTAGTTAACCCTCTTTTTAGTTTAAcccttatttttatgtgcttgaATTCTTCCTCAACTATGAAGAGctttaatattttgaaagaatTAATTCTCTTTAGGTAGAGAGAGGAGGTGAAGTGGGAGTTAAGAAAGCTGAGAGTATTTTTGGCTTATTTCTGGTGGGCATTGGTTTGGGTGCACCTCAGCGGAAGGAGTTTCTACATTATGGGGTTGAAAGGTTGTGCTGTTGCTTAATCCCAAGGACAGCTCTGGGCACCCGCCCTTGCATCTTTGTATTGGCTGATTGGGGGCAAGGTTGCCCTTAGGGTTAACCTTTTCTCATtcattctttagttttaggtggaatgCATCTCAGTATAAGAATCTGGATATTTGGATATTAAAAGATTAATGATAACTTTTTCTAAACACATTGATGCCACATGAGATATTTTATCAGTAATTATTTAACCAAAATTATGTAATTTCTAACAGAGCACGTAAGTTTAGTGAGTGTATTATGATTTCACTCAGTTTCCTGTCCAGGTTAGTACTGTCCTGTAGAATGTTGGGCAATGACAGAGGTGTTTTATTTTGCATTGTCTAAAATGGTAGCCACTGGCAGAAATGGCTTTTGAGTACTTGAAATGTGACTTACCATACTAAGGAACTgacttttaaatattaatttaattctAAATAAACAGCTACATATACTTAGTGGCCCGTATATTGGATGGTATACGTCTAGGTTTTTTTCCCAccaatttttttccccactgtATTTTATACCCTTATCCAGGTGAAACCAATGGCTTATGGCAAAAGCTTTCAAACAGGAGAACAAAGTTGAAAGCAAAGAgatgttttattgatttttgttttcaaaaacatGTAAAAAATCTTGTAAACAGTCCTGGAATCTGTAGAGTCAGCTTTTCTGACACATAAATGTGGCTTTTTGAGGTCCCTGATCGGGATGTGCTTTGGAGAAGAGCCTTAAGGAAGGAGACAGTTCTCTTGGTATGTTAAGTCAACGTAGGGTGTGTTGACCGTTTGAGCAAAATTCTTCCTGCAGCAAACCAAAGTACTTAGCTTATTCCATATTTCAAGTCAGAGTAACTCCTTCAATCTGACCTtaatttttcaaggtggaagCCTCGTCCATCTCCTCTGCTGGCTCTGTGCACCTTTTTAGTGTCAGAAAGGCATGCTGGGGACCGGTCTCTCTGGAAGCCTTACTTGCAGATTTTACCCAAGACCTACACCTGCCCTGTTTGTTTGGAGCCAGAAGTGGTGAATCTTCTACCCAATGTGTTAAAAGCAAAGACTGGAGAGCAGCGAGCCCATGTGCAGAAGCTTTTCACCTCCTCCAGAGACTTTTTCTCTTCCCTGCAGCCTCTGTTTGCAGAGCCCATTGACAGCATCTTCAGCTACAGTGCCCTCCTGTGGGCCTGGTGCACGGTCAACACCAGAGCTGTGTACCTGAGGCCTAGGAAGCAGGAATGCCTTTCCGCAGAGCCGGATACCTGTGCGCTTGCTCCATACCTGGATTTGTTGAATCACAGCCCTCATGTCCAGGTGAGAAGCTGATGTGGTGACACATGTTCTGTTTTGATAGAAAGATTTCAATGTGTAGAATCTGTGACTTTGAATAGTGAGTGAGACCAGTGGGGAAAGTGTAGCTGACTTCGGGTAAATCAATGGGACCCATCTGTCTTTCGTGCATTCTGGGTTTTTCTTTTTGACTCCATTGTCCTTCTGGAATGCTTTTTCTTTGCCCCATTTCTCCGTTTTGCTGTCCAGGCCTCAGGAGCCCCGGGCTCCATCCTCTAGGCTACCTTTACCAGCAGCTTGAGTCCTCCTTCCTTCATGCTCCTTCTAGACCGGGGCCAAGGTCTAGCTTCTTTCCTGTCCCATCCCTTTTGCACTTGGTGGCATGGCTGTCAGAGCATTAACCTTTGCTATGATCACTGAGGGATTCCTCCTTCCTGAATTAAGCAGCAAAATCTTTGTGGATGGGGACTTTTTGTTCTCTTTGGAACCCCAGGGCTTAGGGCAGAGTTTGGCATATAATAGATGTTTGGTAAACTTTTATTAATTGGATGAATATTTGTGGGGAGAGGAGTCAGGAAATCATGAAGAATCCTGCTTTGGGAGATAGCTACAGAGTTACAGATACCCTCTTTCCCTGCCCTTTCTTTTGGTGGCAGGTATGGAAGATGGGTGTGTCTGCAGGGTAAATGGGTATGCTGAGGTAAAGGGCTGACTTTCAGGGTGGAGAGGAGTTCCCATCAGTGGGCTTGTCTGTGGGTGAGGGGTGCACGAGGGATGCGCTGTGCAGGCGAATGGCTGGCTCTGCTTGTGCTCTTCCCTTTATGTGACATGTGCCACGAGAACATCAGAGGTGCCAGTGAGAGGAGATTGGGGAGGCCTGCTGTGCTTGCTTAGGCCCAGGACAATGCCTGGCCTGTCCAATTATTCCTGCTACAGAAAGATGCCTTTTCCACAGTGTGACCCACAGAGGTCAGGGGTCAGAGGGGTGTTTCTGTTGATACATACGAATAATGCCAGGGTGTGCAGTGCCGTAGGATGCAGTGATTTTTATAGACTACTGTAGGAAGATCACGAACTGCGGCCTGTgggtgtgtggcctgggttcctgAGCTTCTAAGAATGGTTAGTACAGTCTTAAAGAATTACCCAAAAATAACTTATGACAGAGGCCACAGCTCagctttttagttttatatttaaaataatctctAACAAATTTCCATTCTAGGTAAAAGCAGCATTTAATGAGAAGACT
Above is a genomic segment from Callospermophilus lateralis isolate mCalLat2 unplaced genomic scaffold, mCalLat2.hap1 Scaffold_94, whole genome shotgun sequence containing:
- the LOC143641292 gene encoding SET domain-containing protein 4-like isoform X2, yielding MQKGRGRTSRIRRRKHLRSSESRGVNESYKSEFIELKKWLKNRKFEDRNLTPARFPGTGRGLMSRTPLREGQMIISLPESCLLTTETVIRSYLGVYITKWKPRPSPLLALCTFLVSERHAGDRSLWKPYLQILPKTYTCPVCLEPEVVNLLPNVLKAKTGEQRAHVQKLFTSSRDFFSSLQPLFAEPIDSIFSYSALLWAWCTVNTRAVYLRPRKQECLSAEPDTCALAPYLDLLNHSPHVQVKAAFNEKTRCYEIRTASGCRKHEEVFICYGPHDNQRLLLEYGFVSPCNPHACVYVSRDTLVKYLPSTDKQMNKKISILKDHGFIENLTFGWDGPSWRLLTALKLLCLEAEKLFLT